The genomic interval TGCCCACCACGAAAAAGGCGCCTCCCGGAGGTGCCGAGCCGATGCTGACAAAGCGCCTCTGGCCCCCTTGGCCGTCCGACTCCCCGCCTCCGCAGGCGCTCAACAGCAAAGCTGCAGCCGCAGCCATGATCCAAAAGTGAATTCCTCGCATAAATGAAATGTCCTTCGAGAATGTCAGTGGCTTGTCACTAAACCGGTTCGGCCCGCGGTTTGCCTTGGGCCTTGGGTTGATGTTCTCCGCACCAGTCGCTGCCGTCGGTGCGCGGCCAAAGGGTGAGGCGGTCGGCCTGAAACTCGGGGCCGGGATATACCGCGGGTGGATGAATGCGGCATTCGCCCTGCAGCGCTCCCATGCGCGTGCGGGCGATTCGGTGCCAGAAGCGGCAGTTGCTGCATTGTTGCGCCATCGGCCGACAGCATAAAGCTTCCCGGCTTGGAGAACAAGGCAGTCTGTGGGAAGAGCGCGACCGGTTCCCCGAGTAGCGCCGAAAGAACAGATTATGAAACAATTGGGTGGCAAAGAAGTCAAAGAAAAGAGGTGTGCATGCGTAGGTAGGATGCTCTGCAATGCTGCCAAAGAGGAAGGGGAGATTCTTATGTTTGTGGTAACCGCGGCTCTGCTGGTGACACTTTACGCCGTGCCTGTGGCGGCCCAAGATCCCGCCCCGTCCCAAGAGCAGCCGCAGTCTCAAGAGCAGCCGAAGTCTCAAGAGCCGCAGGTCCAAGACCCCATCCTGATCGGAACTGACCGCCACACGATTCCCGGCGCTGAGTTCGACCGCACCCGGCCCTTCAAGATCGTTGAGCCGGAAGAGATCCTCAAGTTGGACGACGAGATGAAGGCCTTCGTCGACCAGAGGGTCAACCGGGCCGATCCGCCTTTGGCTCGGTTGCGCCGGTTGGTCCAGGTGGTGTTCAACCGCGACGCGCTGGGCTTCAATTACGAGTGGGGCGCCAGCCACACGGCCCGCGAAACCTTCCACAAGGGCTCCGGAAACTGCCTCTCCTACACCAACATGTTCCTGGCCATGGCCCGCTATCTCGACGTGGACGTGCGCTTTCATGAAGTTGAAATCGTGCCCACCTGGGAGAAGCGCGGCAACATGATCTACCTCTCGCGCCACATCAACGTGCTGGCTTACATCGCCGGATCGGCCTATGAGGCCGACCTCTTCCCCAGCATTTCCCGCCACCGCATCGGCGGACGCGTCATCTCCGACCGGCGGGGACTGGCCCACTTCTACAGCAACATGGGCGCCGAATTGATGTCGCGCGACTACTACTACAGCGCCATCAAGTACTTCAAAAAAGCGCTGGAGATGGATGGGCAGACGGGATTTGTGTGGGGCAACCTGGGAGTCGCCTATTCCCGTATCGGCGACGATGAGAGGGCCGAGAAAGCCTACTTGACGGCTTTGGAATACGACAAGAGAAACTCCACCGTCATGCACAACCTGGCCCGCCTTTATGAGCGCCAGGGCGAGGACGAGTTGGCGGCCGAGTATCTCGAAAAGGTGGATAAGTTCCGTCAGCGCAATCCCTACTTCCACTACCAGTTGGGGATGGAAGCCCTGGAAGCCGGACAGTTGCACCAGGCCTACGATCACTTCCAGGACGCCATCAAGCGCAAGAAAGAAGAAGACCTCTTCTACTTCGCCCTGGCCAAGGTCCACGCCCAGTTGGGGGAGAGCAACGAAGTGGTGAAAGCCCTGGAAACCGCCCTCCAGTACGCCACCGACGGCGACGACATCGAGCGCTACAACCGCAAGCTGCAATTGCTGCAAGCTCTCCACGCCAGCAACCATTAGCTTTCGCAACATCCAATTCCCAAAGACCAACTCCCAATTTGGGCGTAGAGGCCGTTGGACCCTGGGAGTTGCCTCAGTCGCGTCTGCGCTTTGCGTGTGGATTTGCTAGCCTGGAGTCGACCACCGACACAAGGAGAGCACTATGACACGCAACCTCGAAACCCTTGTTTGCGACTTTGAAAAAGGCAAGCTTTCGCGCCGCAACTTTGTAGCTACGCTGACGGCCCTGATGGCCACGGCGGGAGCCGGTGCGGCGGCAGCACCTCAGGACCGTCCCATCAAGATCGCCGGACTCGATCACGTGGCCTTCCGCGTCTCAGACGTCGAACGCTCGCTCAAGTTCTACCAGGACGTACTCAACGCCTCGGTGCGCAGCCAGTCCTCTTCCAGCGCTTTCTTGACCGTGGGAGAGGATTGGATCGCGCTTTTCGGGCAGGGAAGCACCACCACGGGCCAGTCCGAGAGCGACCGGGTCGGCGTCGATCACGTGTCCTTCGACATCAGTTCCCACGGCAGCTTGCAGGAGCGCATGGAGGCCATCCGGTCCAAGGGCCTGGAGCCCATCAATCCGGCTGGCTCGAGCCGCACCTACTTCCGCGATCCGGACGGCAACGTGATCCAGTTTTCCTGACCTCAGGGGAGGGTCTCCTTGCGTTCGAGGTTGGCCTCGATTTCCTCGCGGGTCAACCACACGGGACGCATCGTTTGGCGGGAGACCAGTTGCAGTTGGTCGGTGCGGTGGGGGGAGCCGGATTGTGAGGCGTTTCCGTAGCTGAGAACCGCCTGAGCCTTGACCGGATCGGAGAATTCCACCACCGCCACGTAAGAATCGCCCACCAGGGCTTCCGGCCGGCCGTCTCCGTTGTCGTCGTCGTAGCCGATGACCCGAAAGATTCCCAGGGCTCCCGGACCGCCGTTGGCGGGCAGATCGATGCCGTCGCGCTGGAGGCGGTAGACTTCTCCCCAGGCCACGTCCATGCTGCCGTGTTGGCTCTCCACTCGCTCGGCGGCTTTCACCAGTGCTGTCACAGCTCCCTTGGGGTCGGCCAAGCCGCTGGGCGTGGAGAGCGGATCTTCGGGCTTCCAGGGCTGGGCATAGAGACGGGGACCGCCCGCTTCTCGAAAGAAAGCCTCGAAAAGCACCCCGCCGCGGCTTTCGCTGTCGGCATTCAGGTCCCAGTTCTCCAGCACCTCGGCGGCCCGGCGGGCCGTTTCGCCCCCGTTCTTCCTGGCCGCCTCCACCAGTTCGTCGCGGATGCGCACGGCGGCTTCCATCTCCGTCGAATGCTTGAGACGGATCATGTCGTCCATGGTCAACTGGCCGCCCTCCTGCAACAGTTGGAACGACTGCTGAGCCCGGAAATGCATGAATTGCGGCGCCAGATAGTCGGGATAGGCTGCGGGGTAGAGAGGAGAGTCGACGGTGGTGTTCCAGGGAGGATCGTTGGCGTTTTGCAGCCAGTCGCTGAGGGGATTGACCACGATGGGCATGTCCAGGAAGTCGTGGATGGAGGTCCACAGGGTTTCCGAGGTGTCGCCGGGCACGATTCCGCCCCAGTTGTATCCCTCCTTGCGCCTGGGAGTGGTGCCGCCGAAAAAGTGCATGATGTTTCCTTCGCGGTCGGCGTAGAGAACGGTGAAAAGCGGCAGCTCCATGCGTTTGAGGACGTTCTGGAACTCCTGCATTGAACGGGTGCGTCCCAGGTCCCACCAGGCCCGGGTGACGCCGGCGCGGTCTAACCCCGCCACCCGCAGCGCCAAGGCCTTGCCTTCCTTCTCAGCCACCACGGGCCCGTGGACGCTCTCTTTGACTGTCAGCTCTTCTTCTTCCACGGTTCCGTCCTGGCGCCGCACCTTGAGGGTGTGGCTGCGCTGCTGGAAGGGGCGCACTTCGCCGTCGAAGAGATAGCCGTCCTCGCTCAGCGTCAGTTCGTAGACGTCGGCGGCGTCGATGGTGTTGACGGTGTGCGTCCAGCCCAGGGTGTCGTTGAAGGCGATGCCCAGCACCGGCAGTCCCACCAGCGTGACTCCGTAGGTGTTGTTGGCGGGAGAGACCAGATGGGCCTCGTAGAAGAGAAAGAAGTCGCTCCAGGGCAGATGCGGATTGGCCAGCAGGAGGGGGTGGCGGTTGGCGGTGCGGGAGGGCCCCACAACCCACCCGTTGGAGCCGCCTTCCTGCCAGCGGCGGGCGCTGCCCTGGATGGTGCGGGGCGATGCCAGGAAGGTGAAGTGAAGCGTCCGCTGCATGTGGTTGAGGACGTCCTCGACCCGCAGCGGAAGCACAACCTCGCGTTGGTCGTCGAGGCGCTCGGAATGTTGCTGGGAGTAGGCGTTCATGCCTTCCACGAAACCCTCCAGCAGTCCCGCGAACTCGGGATCGATCTGGCTCAGCCATTGTTGCGAACGTTGGGGCACGCCGTTGGTCCAGATCCAGCGGTCGTGATCGAGGTGAGACTCTCCCCAGTATTCGGCGGCCCGGCCCCGCGACTCGCCGTAGAGGCGCAGGATCAAGTCGCCGTGGCTGTGCATTTGGGCCCATCCGAAGGCTCTGAACATCCCCCGGTTGGTTTCGGCGAAGACGTGAGGGATGCCGTAACTGTCCCACAGGATCTCGGCCGAGGCGGGTTGCTGGCGCGGGGCGCAGGTTGCGGCAAATAAGGACGACAGGCAGATCAGCAAGATGGATAGACGCTTCATGCCGTCAATATTCTCAGAAGCCTTGCTTCTTGCAAAGCGCAACTCTTCAGCGCCTCTCCTCTCGGGCGCTTTCCGGCTCTTCTTCGGGGACTCCCCAGCGGGCGCGGTCTCCCTTTACCAGTTGGGTGCCTGTCCAGCGCAGCACATGGACGCGCTCGGCTTTAGGCAGGCGTTCTTTCCAGGCCTCCAGGCTCGAGGGCAAGTAAAAGACGCTGATGTGCTCGTGCCCGTATCCGAGCCGGACCAGGAAGTAGGGAATGTAGTATTCATGACTGTCCAGATCGAAGGGCACGTCGACCAGTCCGAAAATGTCGTGGGGGCCGGCCTCTGGAACCTGCCGATAGAGAGAGGCGGCGAATTGATGGACGGGCTTGTGGACGTGCTCCATGAAGTGCTCGGCTTCCCGATTGACGCTGGGATAGCTTGCCAATAATCCGATGGCCAGCACGGCCACCGGCGCAGCGACCCCGGCCAGCGGACGGCGCCGGGTGTCGGCCCACGGCGGCAGCCGCTGCTCGATCTTGTCCCACAAACCGCCCGCCAGTCCGCCCAGCAGCATCCCCAGTCCGCTGCCCGGCAGGTAGAGGAACAGAGCCCATCTCCGGTCCAAGGGCAGGATGGGCAGCAGCGTCATAAAGGCGAAGACCAGTCCGAAGATCATCAGGCGGCTGCGCAGCCACCAGGCCAGTCCCAGGACGGCCAGCAGCAGGAGTCCGATTTCGAAGTGGCTGATGGTGAAGGCATGCCCGGTCCACATCTCGAGATAGATGCGCAGATTGCGTAGCGGAAGCCAGCCGAAGTGGTAGACGTACTGGGGATTGTCCCTCCAATAGGCCTCGGGCCCCAGGGTCTTGGCCAGCGTGTAGAGGACCGATATCGCTCCCAAAGGAGCCAGGCGCAGCAGCAGAGGCCTGCAGGCCTGCCACAGCGACTTTTCTTTGAGGTCCTTCGCCAAGGTCCCCCAAAGGAGTTCGTAAGCCAACAGCAGCACCGGAAGCACGACCGCCAGCTCTTTGCTGTTGAGACCCGCCCAGAAGCAGGCCAGCATGGCGGCGTACCAAGCGGCCCGCCGGCTCTCCAGATAGCTCTTGTAGCAGTGCAGGGCCCCCAGGATGAAGAGCAGGCTGGCGCTCTCGTAGATGGCTCCGAAGTTGTAGAGCACGTTGATGACGTGGGGCATGAAGGCGGCGAAGAGGCAGGCCGTCGCCCCGGCCACCGGACTGCCTCCATAGCGCCTGACCAGGCCGTAGAGCAGAATCAGGTTCAAGGTCACCAACGCCGCTCCCAGCAGGTAGTAGGGGAAGGGATCCATGCCGAAGAGCCAGAAGAGGGGAAGATAAAAGAGGGCCCCCAGCGGACGCGCCTTGGAAGTGAAGAGGATCAAAGCGGCTTGAGCGGCCTCCCAGGGATCGCGCTCATAGCGGCTCAAATTCATCAGGTCGTCAAAGGTAAAAAAGCTGTCCAGCGCCGGAACGGTGATGGGAAGGGCGGCTAAGACCAGGGCCAGCACGACCCAAAAGTCGGTTGACGCGAAGAGGCGGGAGGTGCGGTCGGGCATGGTGGTTTAGTCGCCTCCAAAATAGGGAATCGTTCTCTTGCGACGAAGCGCTTTACAAGATCCAAGCGCTGCAGCCACCCGACGGCGAAAATTCTAACACAGACAACTTCGGCCCCGCCCGCAGAGGCCGATTCTCCCTGCTGAGAGGAATTACCTAAAAATAGTACGATTTACCAAACTTATAATGTTGACGCTGGACAGGATCTGGTCTAAACCATTAGAAACACGAAGTTTCTCCAGAGATTTTCGCCGATGGTCCTGGTCGCCTAGGCACGTGCCGCATTGCTTGCTAGCAGGTCTGGACGGCTTGGCCATTTCAGGTAGGAGCGACATGCTGAGAACAAGCAGCTACACGATCTATGCCGATCTTCCAGGCGAACGGGAACGCGTCTTGCTGGTGCACGGATACACGGGGGCCTACGACCGGGTTTCCAGCAGCGTGGCCTCCTACTTGCGTTCGCTGGAGGCGGGTCCTCCGCCTGCCCCTCTTTACGGAGCCTGGAGTCCGCCGCCCAAGCCTAAGGAGGCGCCCGAGCCGCCGAGTGACGCCACACTGCAGCAATTGGAGCAGCGCGGCTATCTGACCCGCCGCACGGTGGAAGAGGAGCGGGAGTTCTTCTCCCGTGTCGCCAACCGGCATCACCAGGACACCCTCAAGGGACGGCTGGTCTACATCGTCATGCCCACCTACGACTGCAACCTGCGCTGCCCTTATTGCTTTCAAGACCACATGCGCACCGACTCGGGCTACTCCCACTTGCTGGTGGCCATGAACGAGAAAACAGCCGACAACATGGTCCAGTCCTGGCTGCGCATCGAAGAGCGCCACGGCGTCACCAAACCCGAACCGAGGGAGGTCACCTTCTTCGGCGGCGAACCGTTGCTCAAACGCCTGCGTCCGGCCGTCGAGCGGGTCATGAACAAGGCTCGTGAACTGGGCCAGGTCAACTTCAAAGCTGTCAGCAACGCTACTGAACTGGACGCCTATCAGGACCTGCTGGGCCCGGGAGGCATCCACTGGATACAGGTGACCTTGGACGGAACGCCGCAGGAGCACGACAAGAGGCGGATCTACGAGGACGGAAGCGGTTCCTTCCAGCGCATATCGGACAATATCGATATGGCCCTCGAGCAGGGGGCCAGCATCGCCGTCCGCCTCAACATCGACCGCGACAACATCAAGCAGTTGCCGGAACTGACCGACTACTTCGTGCAGCGGGGATGGGACGCCCGGCCTGGCTTCAGTTGCTACTCGGCTCCCATTCACCCCACCAACGGCAAGACCGACCACAGCCGCACGCTCACTTCCTGGGGACTGGCCAAGGCGCTGACGCGGATGCGGGGCGAGCATCCCAACATGCGGCTGATCGCCAGGCCCGACGACGGGATACAGCAGAAGGTGGCCAAGGTGCTGCATGAACGCAGCGATCCCTTCGCCATGTTCAAGTCGGCCTATTGCGGCGCCCACGCGGGCATGTATGTGTTCGACCCAAAAGGCGACGTCTACGCCTGCTGGGAAAAGACGGGGGACGCCAATATCCGTATCGCCTCCATCAAGGAGGGCGGCCAAGTGGAGTGGTGCGAAGCCGCCGACCGCATGTGGAAAGGGCGCACGGTCGACTCCAATCCGATCTGCCGCCAATGCCGTTACGCGCTTTACTGCGGCGGGGGCTGTGCCGTCCTGGCCATGGGCAACCGGGGGGAATATTTCACCAACTACTGTGACGGCTTCGCCGCCCGCTTTCGACAGGCGGTGGCCGAAGCCTACTTGGGACTTGCCGACCGGAAGCAAGCCCCGCCATCACAACTCGAGAGCGTGTGCGGCGTTTGACGCAGACCTCTCGGCAGCCTCTAGGGAGATCCTATGAAGAAAGACCAAAACCAAGAACTTGAGCCGCTCAACCTCGATGAGATGGGGATCGAGGAGATCGAGCGCCGTCTGGAGATGGCCGTGGCGGCCGCCGAGGCCGGCCTCTACTGCGGCTCCAACTGCGGTGGCGATTGCCCGAATCTCGAATGCTGCACCCACACCGTGATCCAGCCCGAGATTTGATGGCTTCGGCCAGACGCGCCTGAGAGCGCCCGCGGCTGCGTAGCCGCATTCTCCCGCTAACCCAAACCTCAAAGGAGACAGCCCTATGAAGAAAGACCAAAACCAAGAACTTGAGCCCCTCAACCTCGATGAAATGGGGATTGAGGAGATCGAGCGTCGCCTTGAGATGGCCGTAGCGGCCGCCGAGGCGGGTCTCTATTGCGGCTCGAATTGCGGTGGCGATTGCCCCAACCTGGCGTGCTGTACGCACACCGAGGTCCCAATCGACGTCGGGCTCTAAGTCCCGCAATTCACTCTTTTCCGGTGAGAGCGGCTGGGCCCTGCCGGACAACCGCCAGGGCAGCTACTGCGAGTTACCGCCCCAAGCGGATGCAGGCCGGGCACGGCCCCTCGCCGGTTGATTCTCCACTGCCGGAGGCCTATGACTCAAATCGCTCTTTCGCCTTCGCTCTCCTCGGCAGGGCGCAA from Acidobacteriota bacterium carries:
- a CDS encoding tetratricopeptide repeat protein → MFVVTAALLVTLYAVPVAAQDPAPSQEQPQSQEQPKSQEPQVQDPILIGTDRHTIPGAEFDRTRPFKIVEPEEILKLDDEMKAFVDQRVNRADPPLARLRRLVQVVFNRDALGFNYEWGASHTARETFHKGSGNCLSYTNMFLAMARYLDVDVRFHEVEIVPTWEKRGNMIYLSRHINVLAYIAGSAYEADLFPSISRHRIGGRVISDRRGLAHFYSNMGAELMSRDYYYSAIKYFKKALEMDGQTGFVWGNLGVAYSRIGDDERAEKAYLTALEYDKRNSTVMHNLARLYERQGEDELAAEYLEKVDKFRQRNPYFHYQLGMEALEAGQLHQAYDHFQDAIKRKKEEDLFYFALAKVHAQLGESNEVVKALETALQYATDGDDIERYNRKLQLLQALHASNH
- a CDS encoding VOC family protein — protein: MTRNLETLVCDFEKGKLSRRNFVATLTALMATAGAGAAAAPQDRPIKIAGLDHVAFRVSDVERSLKFYQDVLNASVRSQSSSSAFLTVGEDWIALFGQGSTTTGQSESDRVGVDHVSFDISSHGSLQERMEAIRSKGLEPINPAGSSRTYFRDPDGNVIQFS
- a CDS encoding acylase — its product is MKRLSILLICLSSLFAATCAPRQQPASAEILWDSYGIPHVFAETNRGMFRAFGWAQMHSHGDLILRLYGESRGRAAEYWGESHLDHDRWIWTNGVPQRSQQWLSQIDPEFAGLLEGFVEGMNAYSQQHSERLDDQREVVLPLRVEDVLNHMQRTLHFTFLASPRTIQGSARRWQEGGSNGWVVGPSRTANRHPLLLANPHLPWSDFFLFYEAHLVSPANNTYGVTLVGLPVLGIAFNDTLGWTHTVNTIDAADVYELTLSEDGYLFDGEVRPFQQRSHTLKVRRQDGTVEEEELTVKESVHGPVVAEKEGKALALRVAGLDRAGVTRAWWDLGRTRSMQEFQNVLKRMELPLFTVLYADREGNIMHFFGGTTPRRKEGYNWGGIVPGDTSETLWTSIHDFLDMPIVVNPLSDWLQNANDPPWNTTVDSPLYPAAYPDYLAPQFMHFRAQQSFQLLQEGGQLTMDDMIRLKHSTEMEAAVRIRDELVEAARKNGGETARRAAEVLENWDLNADSESRGGVLFEAFFREAGGPRLYAQPWKPEDPLSTPSGLADPKGAVTALVKAAERVESQHGSMDVAWGEVYRLQRDGIDLPANGGPGALGIFRVIGYDDDNGDGRPEALVGDSYVAVVEFSDPVKAQAVLSYGNASQSGSPHRTDQLQLVSRQTMRPVWLTREEIEANLERKETLP
- a CDS encoding glycosyltransferase family 39 protein yields the protein MPDRTSRLFASTDFWVVLALVLAALPITVPALDSFFTFDDLMNLSRYERDPWEAAQAALILFTSKARPLGALFYLPLFWLFGMDPFPYYLLGAALVTLNLILLYGLVRRYGGSPVAGATACLFAAFMPHVINVLYNFGAIYESASLLFILGALHCYKSYLESRRAAWYAAMLACFWAGLNSKELAVVLPVLLLAYELLWGTLAKDLKEKSLWQACRPLLLRLAPLGAISVLYTLAKTLGPEAYWRDNPQYVYHFGWLPLRNLRIYLEMWTGHAFTISHFEIGLLLLAVLGLAWWLRSRLMIFGLVFAFMTLLPILPLDRRWALFLYLPGSGLGMLLGGLAGGLWDKIEQRLPPWADTRRRPLAGVAAPVAVLAIGLLASYPSVNREAEHFMEHVHKPVHQFAASLYRQVPEAGPHDIFGLVDVPFDLDSHEYYIPYFLVRLGYGHEHISVFYLPSSLEAWKERLPKAERVHVLRWTGTQLVKGDRARWGVPEEEPESAREERR
- a CDS encoding radical SAM protein; the encoded protein is MLRTSSYTIYADLPGERERVLLVHGYTGAYDRVSSSVASYLRSLEAGPPPAPLYGAWSPPPKPKEAPEPPSDATLQQLEQRGYLTRRTVEEEREFFSRVANRHHQDTLKGRLVYIVMPTYDCNLRCPYCFQDHMRTDSGYSHLLVAMNEKTADNMVQSWLRIEERHGVTKPEPREVTFFGGEPLLKRLRPAVERVMNKARELGQVNFKAVSNATELDAYQDLLGPGGIHWIQVTLDGTPQEHDKRRIYEDGSGSFQRISDNIDMALEQGASIAVRLNIDRDNIKQLPELTDYFVQRGWDARPGFSCYSAPIHPTNGKTDHSRTLTSWGLAKALTRMRGEHPNMRLIARPDDGIQQKVAKVLHERSDPFAMFKSAYCGAHAGMYVFDPKGDVYACWEKTGDANIRIASIKEGGQVEWCEAADRMWKGRTVDSNPICRQCRYALYCGGGCAVLAMGNRGEYFTNYCDGFAARFRQAVAEAYLGLADRKQAPPSQLESVCGV